In Blautia wexlerae DSM 19850, a single window of DNA contains:
- a CDS encoding VanZ family protein, which produces MKKETKHIIRTLGTILFILYVLALIYFLFFSEEYGRAAMEERQYRYNLIPFVEIRRFWVYRKQLGLMAVVTNLFGNVIGFLPFGFILPVILDKMRSGWLIVLAGFGLSVTVEVIQLITKVGCFDVDDMILNTAGAALGYLLFFICDHLRRKIYGKKI; this is translated from the coding sequence TTGAAAAAAGAAACGAAGCATATCATACGGACACTGGGAACCATTTTGTTTATCCTGTATGTTCTGGCACTGATTTATTTTCTGTTCTTTTCAGAAGAATACGGAAGAGCAGCAATGGAAGAAAGACAGTACAGATATAATCTGATACCGTTTGTTGAGATAAGGCGTTTCTGGGTATACAGGAAACAGCTTGGACTTATGGCGGTAGTTACAAATCTTTTTGGAAATGTAATTGGTTTTCTTCCATTTGGATTTATACTGCCGGTTATTCTGGACAAAATGAGAAGCGGATGGCTGATCGTACTGGCAGGATTTGGGCTTAGTGTTACGGTAGAGGTCATCCAGCTTATTACAAAGGTTGGGTGCTTTGACGTAGATGATATGATATTGAATACAGCAGGGGCGGCTCTGGGATATCTGCTTTTTTTTATCTGCGATCACCTGAGGAGAAAAATTTATGGCAAAAAGATATAG
- a CDS encoding DUF6142 family protein, which produces MAKRYRYAFAKKREAQQGKLSAVLAAVSLVLFVTAVLLAFFLQGQYGYIVGGISLCAMLLSVYGFAMGLKSFSEENRTHKAGMIGSIANGIIMIGWLGIFLMGISG; this is translated from the coding sequence ATGGCAAAAAGATATAGATATGCGTTTGCAAAGAAAAGAGAGGCACAGCAGGGAAAACTGTCAGCAGTGCTGGCGGCTGTTTCACTGGTTTTATTTGTGACTGCAGTTTTGCTGGCATTTTTTTTGCAGGGACAATACGGATATATTGTAGGCGGGATCAGTCTTTGCGCAATGCTTCTGTCTGTATATGGATTTGCGATGGGACTGAAAAGCTTTTCAGAAGAAAACCGGACACACAAAGCAGGTATGATCGGCTCTATTGCAAACGGAATCATAATGATCGGATGGCTGGGAATCTTTCTGATGGGAATTTCCGGCTGA
- a CDS encoding aminopeptidase, protein MERYELAKERIAQIPDEKMAEEPYCDFFTKEAMFLQQVIHVMDHGIAGKNLEELQEQNHELYQDILPENYENSYGNPAYAQKMLGEYGKVFTFLYTELYGTIAYAFEKKAWDLTVVLELFLEIYSAFTQEEIPAEKQVKEILVSYVNDYCQDMVENRIREAIDPENNFVVEMIMDSDLSDLSYLYQSGEYVSENELKTAEFMNSLSQREIDEMARTYTEGYRMGFITGRKDITKKKTVNIRYHLGFERMVKAAVLQFREMGLQTVIYRHALHAVNRRNQFRNGFTGGIANPQFDYDHRQDSALFLDPDFVKRKLRAMQTSYDEYADLADVHGGPAVIETFGEKPFSPVSKPESWAFTEAQQKLQLELDNESGQITNRYIKGEERSFTIIAYPIPEIGEDFPEIFREIVKINTLDYKKYQKIQQTIIDTLDTCEWVEIKGKGENETDLLIHLHTLTDAKTQTNFENCVADVNIPLGEVFTSPVLAGTGGMLHVSKVYLNGLQFCDLKLVFDCGQVIDYSCSNFETEEENRKYIEDNILFHHPKLAMGEFAIGTNTTAYVAAQKYNIADKLPILIAEKMGPHFAVGDTCYSWSEDTPVYNPDGKEIIARDNEISEMRKEDVSLAYYGCHTDITIPYDELGSIRTIDDEGDMISIIEDGRFVLPGTEALNEPFGE, encoded by the coding sequence ATGGAACGGTATGAACTGGCGAAAGAAAGAATCGCTCAGATACCGGACGAGAAAATGGCAGAAGAACCGTACTGCGATTTTTTTACAAAAGAAGCAATGTTTTTACAGCAGGTGATTCATGTGATGGACCATGGAATTGCGGGGAAAAATCTTGAAGAACTTCAGGAACAGAATCATGAATTATATCAGGATATTCTGCCCGAAAATTATGAAAATTCTTATGGAAATCCTGCATATGCACAGAAAATGCTGGGAGAATACGGAAAAGTATTTACCTTTCTTTATACAGAACTTTATGGCACGATTGCTTATGCGTTTGAAAAAAAAGCATGGGATCTTACGGTTGTACTTGAATTGTTTCTGGAAATCTATTCTGCATTTACGCAGGAAGAAATTCCTGCTGAGAAACAGGTGAAAGAAATTCTCGTTTCCTACGTGAATGACTACTGCCAGGATATGGTGGAAAATCGGATCAGAGAGGCGATTGATCCTGAGAATAATTTTGTGGTTGAAATGATCATGGATTCGGATCTGAGCGATCTGAGTTATCTGTATCAGTCCGGCGAATATGTATCGGAAAATGAACTGAAAACAGCAGAATTTATGAATTCACTTTCCCAGAGGGAAATTGATGAGATGGCACGTACTTATACAGAAGGCTATCGGATGGGATTCATCACAGGAAGAAAAGATATTACAAAGAAGAAAACGGTTAATATACGTTATCATCTTGGCTTTGAGCGTATGGTAAAAGCGGCTGTTCTTCAGTTCCGGGAGATGGGGCTGCAGACGGTTATTTACCGCCATGCACTTCATGCGGTGAACAGACGGAATCAGTTCAGAAATGGATTTACAGGAGGAATTGCAAATCCGCAGTTTGATTATGACCACAGACAGGACAGTGCGCTGTTTCTGGATCCGGATTTTGTAAAGCGTAAACTTCGTGCCATGCAGACTTCTTATGATGAATATGCAGATCTGGCAGATGTACATGGCGGACCGGCTGTGATCGAGACATTTGGAGAGAAGCCGTTTTCACCGGTAAGTAAACCGGAAAGCTGGGCGTTTACAGAAGCACAGCAGAAGCTTCAGCTGGAACTGGACAATGAATCCGGTCAAATCACAAATCGTTATATCAAAGGTGAGGAAAGAAGTTTTACGATCATTGCTTATCCGATACCTGAGATCGGGGAGGATTTTCCGGAAATTTTCCGCGAGATCGTAAAGATCAATACATTGGATTATAAGAAATATCAGAAGATCCAGCAGACGATCATAGATACTCTTGATACCTGTGAATGGGTGGAAATCAAGGGAAAGGGAGAGAATGAGACAGATCTGCTCATTCATCTTCATACATTAACAGATGCGAAAACACAGACAAATTTTGAGAACTGTGTGGCAGATGTAAATATTCCTCTGGGTGAAGTATTTACTTCACCGGTGCTTGCAGGAACAGGCGGAATGCTTCATGTTTCAAAAGTATATCTTAACGGACTGCAGTTTTGTGACCTGAAGCTTGTGTTTGACTGCGGACAGGTGATCGATTACAGCTGTTCTAATTTTGAGACAGAGGAAGAGAACCGTAAATATATTGAAGATAATATTCTGTTCCATCATCCGAAACTTGCAATGGGAGAATTTGCGATCGGAACTAATACAACAGCTTATGTGGCAGCACAGAAATATAATATCGCAGACAAACTTCCGATTCTGATCGCGGAGAAAATGGGACCGCATTTTGCAGTTGGTGATACCTGTTACAGCTGGTCAGAAGATACTCCGGTCTATAATCCGGATGGTAAAGAGATCATCGCAAGGGACAATGAGATTTCCGAGATGCGAAAAGAAGACGTCAGCCTTGCTTATTATGGATGTCACACAGATATTACGATTCCATATGACGAACTGGGAAGCATCCGTACGATTGATGATGAGGGGGATATGATCTCTATTATTGAAGATGGAAGATTTGTCCTTCCGGGTACGGAAGCTCTGAACGAGCCGTTTGGGGAATAA
- the purE gene encoding 5-(carboxyamino)imidazole ribonucleotide mutase — protein MAKVGIVMGSDSDMPIMSKAADILEKLGIDYEIKIISAHREPDVFFEYAKTAEEKGFKVIIAGAGMAAHLPGMCAAIFPMPVIGIPMHTTSLGGRDSLYSIVQMPSGIPVATVAINGGANAGLLAAKILATSDEELLAKLKAYSQELKEQVEAKDARLQEVGYKNY, from the coding sequence ATGGCAAAAGTAGGAATTGTGATGGGCAGCGACTCAGATATGCCGATCATGAGCAAAGCAGCAGACATTCTGGAGAAACTGGGAATTGATTACGAGATAAAGATCATTTCCGCACACAGGGAACCGGATGTCTTTTTTGAATATGCAAAAACAGCAGAGGAAAAAGGCTTTAAAGTAATCATCGCAGGTGCAGGAATGGCAGCTCATCTGCCGGGAATGTGCGCAGCAATCTTCCCGATGCCGGTTATCGGAATTCCTATGCACACTACTTCTCTGGGAGGAAGAGATTCCCTTTATTCTATCGTACAGATGCCGTCAGGAATCCCGGTTGCAACAGTCGCTATCAACGGAGGCGCAAACGCAGGACTTCTGGCAGCTAAGATACTTGCAACATCAGATGAGGAACTTCTTGCAAAATTAAAAGCTTACAGCCAGGAATTAAAAGAACAGGTGGAAGCAAAAGACGCAAGATTACAGGAAGTCGGATATAAAAATTACTAA
- the purM gene encoding phosphoribosylformylglycinamidine cyclo-ligase, protein MDYKTAGVDIEAGYKSVELMKEHVKRTMREEVLGGLGGFSGAFSLAKIKEMEEPVLLSGTDGCGTKVKLAMVMDKHDTIGIDAVAMCVNDIACAGGEPLFFLDYIACGKNYPEKIAAIVGGVAEGCVQSDAALIGGETAEHPGLMPEDEYDLAGFAVGVCDKKEMITGEELKAGDVLIGMASTGVHSNGFSLVRKVFDMTKESLDTYYEELGTTLGEALLAPTRIYVKALKSIKNAGVRVHACSHITGGGFYENIPRMLKEGTRAVVEKNSYPVLPIFKLLAEKGNIDEQMMYNTYNMGLGMILAVDAADVDKTMEAIKAAGDTPYVVGRIEDGEKGVTLC, encoded by the coding sequence ATGGATTACAAGACCGCTGGAGTAGATATTGAAGCAGGATACAAATCAGTAGAGCTGATGAAAGAGCATGTAAAGAGAACCATGCGTGAAGAAGTGCTGGGAGGACTGGGAGGATTTTCCGGTGCCTTTTCTCTTGCTAAGATCAAAGAAATGGAAGAACCGGTATTATTATCAGGTACAGACGGATGTGGAACTAAAGTAAAACTTGCTATGGTCATGGACAAGCATGACACCATTGGCATTGATGCAGTTGCCATGTGTGTCAATGATATTGCATGTGCAGGCGGAGAACCATTATTCTTCCTTGATTATATTGCATGTGGTAAGAATTATCCGGAAAAGATCGCAGCTATCGTAGGCGGCGTTGCAGAAGGCTGTGTGCAGTCAGATGCAGCTCTGATCGGCGGTGAGACAGCAGAGCATCCGGGACTGATGCCGGAAGACGAATATGACCTGGCTGGTTTCGCAGTAGGTGTCTGCGATAAAAAAGAGATGATCACAGGTGAAGAACTGAAAGCAGGAGATGTTCTGATCGGTATGGCATCCACAGGGGTTCACAGTAACGGATTTTCTCTTGTCCGTAAAGTTTTTGATATGACAAAGGAATCTCTTGATACTTATTATGAAGAACTTGGAACAACACTTGGTGAAGCACTTCTGGCACCAACCAGAATCTATGTAAAAGCATTAAAGAGCATTAAAAATGCCGGAGTTCGTGTGCACGCATGCAGTCATATCACAGGCGGCGGTTTTTATGAAAATATTCCGAGAATGCTTAAAGAGGGAACACGTGCAGTTGTGGAAAAGAACAGCTATCCGGTACTTCCAATCTTCAAACTTCTTGCTGAAAAAGGCAATATTGACGAACAGATGATGTACAATACTTATAACATGGGACTTGGAATGATCCTTGCTGTAGATGCGGCAGATGTGGACAAAACAATGGAAGCAATCAAAGCAGCAGGTGACACTCCGTACGTAGTAGGACGTATCGAAGATGGTGAAAAGGGAGTGACTTTATGTTAA
- the purN gene encoding phosphoribosylglycinamide formyltransferase, with protein sequence MLKVGVLVSGGGTNLQAILDAIDCGKITNAEVSLVISNNPKAYALERAKNHNIEAVCISPKQFENREEFHRALLAKLKESGVELIVLAGFLVAIPPMIVEAYPNKIINIHPSLIPSFCGVGYYGLHVHEKALERGVRVTGATVHFVDTGTDTGPIILQKAVKIKSDDTPEVLQRRVMEKAEWKILPKAINLIANDKVKVVDGRVETEEFDTEE encoded by the coding sequence ATGTTAAAAGTCGGTGTACTGGTTTCAGGAGGCGGCACGAATCTGCAGGCTATCCTGGATGCCATTGACTGTGGAAAGATTACAAATGCAGAAGTTTCTCTGGTTATCAGCAATAATCCGAAGGCTTATGCGCTGGAGAGAGCAAAGAATCACAACATAGAAGCTGTATGTATTTCCCCAAAACAGTTTGAGAACAGAGAAGAATTTCACAGGGCACTTCTTGCGAAGCTGAAAGAAAGTGGTGTAGAGCTTATCGTTCTGGCGGGATTTCTTGTGGCTATTCCTCCAATGATCGTGGAAGCGTATCCAAATAAGATCATCAATATCCACCCGTCACTGATTCCGTCTTTCTGTGGAGTGGGCTATTATGGATTGCATGTACATGAGAAAGCTCTGGAAAGAGGCGTACGTGTGACAGGTGCGACCGTACATTTTGTTGACACAGGTACAGATACAGGTCCGATCATTCTTCAGAAGGCCGTAAAGATTAAATCTGATGATACCCCGGAAGTTCTTCAGAGACGTGTTATGGAGAAAGCGGAGTGGAAGATTCTTCCGAAAGCTATCAATCTTATTGCCAATGACAAAGTGAAAGTGGTGGATGGAAGAGTAGAAACAGAGGAATTTGATACAGAAGAGTAG
- the purD gene encoding phosphoribosylamine--glycine ligase, which produces MKVLIVGSGGREHAIAWSVSKSPKVDKIYCAPGNAGIAELAECVDIGAMEFEKLADFAQEKAIDLTIIGMDDPLVGGVVDVFEARGLKVFGPRKNAAILEGSKAFSKDLMKKYNIPTAAYENFDDPEKALEYLRTEARFPIVLKADGLALGKGVLICKDLKEAEDGVKEIMEDKKFGNAGNTMVIEEFMTGREVSVLSFVDGKTIRTMTSAQDHKRAQDGDQGLNTGGMGTFSPSPFYTEEVDEFCRKYVYQPTVDAMAAEGRPFKGIIFFGLMLTADGPKVLEYNARFGDPEAQVVLPRMKNDIIEVMEACVNGTLDQVDLQFEDNAAVCVVLASDGYPVKYEKGIPMYGFENFKGKDGYYCFHAGTKLKDGQIVTNGGRVLGITATGKDLKEARKNAYEATEWITFANKYMRHDIGKAIDEA; this is translated from the coding sequence ATGAAAGTCTTGATCGTAGGCAGCGGTGGAAGAGAACATGCCATTGCATGGAGTGTTTCAAAGAGTCCGAAAGTGGATAAAATTTATTGTGCACCTGGAAATGCAGGGATTGCAGAACTTGCAGAATGTGTAGATATCGGTGCTATGGAGTTTGAGAAACTTGCTGATTTTGCTCAGGAGAAAGCAATTGATCTTACCATTATCGGTATGGATGATCCTCTGGTTGGCGGTGTGGTAGATGTATTTGAAGCACGTGGTCTGAAAGTCTTTGGCCCGAGAAAGAATGCAGCTATCCTTGAAGGCTCCAAAGCGTTCTCAAAAGATCTGATGAAAAAATACAATATTCCCACAGCGGCATATGAGAATTTTGATGATCCTGAGAAAGCACTGGAATATCTCCGCACGGAAGCCAGATTTCCAATTGTTCTGAAAGCAGATGGTCTTGCACTCGGCAAGGGAGTGCTGATCTGCAAGGATTTGAAAGAGGCAGAAGACGGCGTAAAAGAGATCATGGAAGATAAGAAATTCGGAAATGCCGGAAATACTATGGTCATTGAAGAATTTATGACAGGACGTGAAGTCTCTGTGTTATCATTTGTAGATGGAAAAACTATCCGTACAATGACATCCGCACAGGATCACAAACGTGCTCAGGACGGTGATCAGGGATTGAATACTGGCGGAATGGGAACTTTCTCCCCAAGTCCGTTCTATACAGAAGAAGTAGATGAATTCTGCAGGAAATATGTATATCAGCCGACAGTGGACGCAATGGCTGCAGAAGGACGCCCGTTTAAGGGAATCATTTTCTTTGGTCTTATGCTTACCGCAGATGGCCCGAAGGTATTGGAATATAATGCACGCTTCGGAGATCCGGAAGCACAGGTAGTCCTGCCACGTATGAAGAATGATATCATTGAAGTAATGGAAGCTTGCGTAAATGGAACACTGGACCAGGTAGACCTTCAGTTCGAGGATAATGCAGCAGTGTGCGTAGTACTTGCAAGTGATGGATATCCTGTAAAATATGAAAAAGGTATCCCAATGTACGGCTTTGAAAATTTCAAAGGCAAAGACGGATATTACTGCTTCCACGCAGGAACCAAACTGAAAGACGGTCAGATTGTTACCAATGGTGGTCGTGTTCTGGGAATTACTGCGACAGGCAAAGATTTAAAAGAAGCAAGAAAGAATGCATATGAAGCTACAGAGTGGATTACATTCGCAAATAAATATATGCGCCATGATATTGGAAAAGCAATTGATGAAGCATAA
- a CDS encoding DNA alkylation repair protein produces the protein MNRKSQKEIQVTTHMVRQFLQENEDTGYRDFHSNLLPGVDNVMGIRLPVLRKFAKQLSGMDWQEWFEQADDQWYEETMLRGLVSAYAKMECKERLTYVAKFVPDINNWAVCDCFCSTLKDADKYQTEYWDFIETYFTSNKEYEARFAAVMLLGHFVKREYLKESIRRLESITQQGYYAKMAVAWAVSVYFAAFPDEMLTYLQDGHKLDEFTYKKSLQKITESYRVDKEMKKIIKEMRQRG, from the coding sequence ATGAACAGGAAAAGTCAGAAAGAGATTCAGGTGACGACACATATGGTGCGCCAGTTTCTGCAGGAGAATGAAGATACCGGTTATCGGGATTTTCACAGCAATCTTCTGCCGGGTGTGGATAATGTTATGGGAATCAGACTTCCGGTGTTGCGAAAATTTGCAAAGCAGCTTTCTGGTATGGACTGGCAGGAATGGTTTGAACAGGCGGATGACCAGTGGTATGAAGAAACGATGCTTCGCGGATTGGTGAGCGCTTATGCAAAGATGGAATGCAAAGAACGCTTAACATATGTGGCAAAATTTGTGCCGGACATTAATAACTGGGCAGTATGCGATTGCTTTTGCAGTACATTAAAAGATGCAGATAAATACCAGACAGAATACTGGGATTTTATTGAAACGTATTTTACTTCGAATAAAGAATACGAAGCAAGATTTGCGGCAGTCATGCTTCTGGGACATTTTGTGAAGCGTGAATATTTGAAAGAGAGTATCAGACGTCTGGAGAGTATCACTCAGCAGGGATATTATGCAAAGATGGCAGTGGCGTGGGCAGTATCTGTATATTTTGCGGCATTTCCGGATGAGATGCTGACATACTTGCAGGACGGTCACAAACTGGATGAATTTACATATAAGAAATCACTACAGAAGATCACAGAGTCTTATCGTGTTGATAAGGAAATGAAAAAGATCATAAAAGAAATGAGACAGAGAGGATAA
- a CDS encoding SseB family protein: protein MGISKEEAIKELQNRETVFVAYSQATKLPYVKCDEETYNDQAWIFSTEEGIKEFGKKMLEEKVLLMGMKFTKKDYPRLYGTFYAIGVNTVVWVDGEDKIEIDLPDVAKQADMSKIEPAKRPLLNPTLELSGIYFMQELRRPVEKDQHGNLRELEEELIVNLKKSEYLVAMNVDPEDPKKINIPYLKNKKEEILQPVFTDVMELEKFTKGQKLRIAKVPFAKLPELLIDKAMAYAVNPLGFNLVLNREQLNKIIGLK, encoded by the coding sequence ATGGGAATCAGCAAAGAAGAAGCAATCAAGGAATTACAGAACAGAGAGACAGTATTTGTTGCATACTCACAGGCTACCAAACTGCCATATGTGAAATGTGACGAAGAGACTTATAATGACCAGGCATGGATTTTTTCCACAGAAGAAGGAATCAAAGAATTCGGCAAAAAAATGCTGGAAGAAAAGGTTCTTCTTATGGGTATGAAATTTACCAAGAAGGATTATCCCAGATTATATGGAACTTTCTATGCAATTGGCGTAAATACAGTTGTATGGGTAGATGGTGAAGATAAAATTGAGATTGATCTTCCGGATGTTGCAAAACAGGCAGATATGAGCAAGATTGAGCCGGCTAAGAGACCGCTTCTGAATCCTACACTGGAGCTTTCCGGCATTTACTTTATGCAGGAACTCCGCCGTCCGGTAGAGAAGGATCAGCATGGAAATCTTCGTGAGCTTGAGGAAGAACTGATCGTAAACCTGAAGAAATCCGAATATCTGGTTGCTATGAATGTAGATCCTGAAGATCCTAAGAAGATCAATATTCCGTATCTCAAAAATAAAAAAGAAGAAATTCTCCAGCCTGTATTTACAGACGTTATGGAACTTGAGAAGTTTACAAAAGGTCAGAAGCTGCGTATTGCGAAAGTACCGTTTGCAAAACTTCCGGAGCTGTTAATCGATAAGGCAATGGCTTATGCAGTTAATCCATTAGGCTTTAACCTTGTTCTGAACAGAGAACAGCTCAATAAGATCATTGGCTTAAAATAA
- a CDS encoding GntR family transcriptional regulator, giving the protein MMIEIDFSSDEAIYIQLTNQIIMGIATSRLQEGDTLPSVRQLADTVGINMHTVNKAYSLLRQEGFVTIDRRRGAVISIDVNKRKALEELKQNLMVALAKGCCKSVSREEVHQLIDEIFDEYDENR; this is encoded by the coding sequence ATGATGATAGAAATAGATTTCAGCAGTGATGAAGCCATTTACATCCAGCTGACCAATCAGATCATCATGGGGATTGCTACGTCAAGACTGCAGGAGGGAGATACACTGCCATCAGTGAGACAGCTTGCAGATACAGTTGGGATAAATATGCATACAGTAAATAAAGCATATTCACTGTTGCGACAGGAGGGATTTGTCACTATCGACCGCAGACGTGGTGCAGTGATTTCTATTGATGTAAATAAACGGAAAGCATTGGAAGAACTGAAACAGAATCTCATGGTGGCGCTTGCGAAAGGATGTTGCAAGAGCGTAAGCAGAGAGGAAGTACATCAGCTTATTGATGAGATTTTTGACGAATATGATGAAAACAGATAG
- a CDS encoding ATP-dependent Clp protease ATP-binding subunit, with the protein MERQFTRQAENALKLAKTTAKTCGHGYIGTEHLLAGLLKEPEGTAGKVLQEFNVEEEKLRELISSLVTPVQGNTAVAETKDPQYSPRARRIIEQAEEDAESMECLCGTEHLLLSLLKETDCVATRLLFTMGVNIQKLFAAILTAMGFDNDTIAEEFQYARNAGNKKVTSTPTLDQYSRDLTQLAAEGKLDPVIGRDKEITRLIQILSRRTKNNPCLTGEPGVGKTAIVEGLAQRIVMGMVPDTVKDKRLVVLDLSGMVAGSKYRGEFEERIKNVIQEVKEHQGILLFIDEIHTIIGAGGAEGALDASNILKPSLSRGEIQLIGATTLEEYRKYIEKDAALERRFQPVTVEEPSSEETVEILKGLRPYYEKHHGVKIEDEALEAAVKMSQRYINDRFLPDKAIDIIDEAASKVQLAGYQSAPEMEQYELELNELREEKEQAVKTADIERAKKAQVRQNEVEAEMEKIRIKTERRNKRKKLVVDEAAVAETISDWTKIPLQKLTEGETKRLARLEKELHKRVIGQNEAVKAVAQAVKRGRVGLKDPNRPIGSFLFLGPTGVGKTELSKALAEAVFGSEQAMIRVDMSEYMEKHSVSKLIGSPPGYVGYEEGGQLSEKVRRNPYSVLLFDEIEKAHPDVFNILLQVLDDGHITDAQGRKVDFKQTIIIMTSNAGAQAIMEPKRLGFMSDNDEKKDYERMKGGVMEEVRRIFKPEFLNRIDDIMVFHVLNKEDIRKIVTLLLKTMEKRCAEQMEIHLTVTNAVKDFIAEKGSDNKYGARPLRRAIQSKIEDALANEILEGRVKRGDSVQVKLHKNEIAFEVKKQ; encoded by the coding sequence ATGGAGAGACAATTTACCAGACAGGCAGAGAATGCCCTCAAATTGGCAAAGACAACTGCGAAAACCTGTGGACATGGATATATCGGAACAGAACATCTTCTTGCAGGTCTTTTGAAAGAACCTGAAGGCACTGCGGGAAAAGTGCTGCAGGAATTTAACGTAGAAGAAGAAAAACTCAGGGAACTTATCAGCAGCCTGGTTACACCGGTTCAGGGCAATACTGCGGTAGCAGAAACAAAAGATCCCCAGTACAGCCCGAGAGCAAGAAGGATCATTGAACAGGCGGAGGAAGATGCTGAGAGTATGGAATGTCTTTGCGGAACAGAGCACCTGTTGCTTTCGCTTCTGAAAGAGACAGACTGCGTAGCGACCAGACTGCTTTTTACAATGGGAGTAAATATCCAGAAGTTGTTTGCGGCTATCCTGACAGCTATGGGATTTGACAATGATACCATTGCAGAGGAATTTCAGTACGCAAGGAATGCGGGAAACAAAAAAGTGACCAGTACCCCTACGCTGGATCAGTACAGTCGTGACCTGACACAGCTTGCAGCAGAGGGAAAACTGGATCCTGTGATAGGGCGTGATAAAGAAATTACCAGACTGATTCAGATTCTGAGCAGACGTACGAAGAATAATCCGTGTCTGACAGGGGAACCCGGAGTAGGTAAGACTGCCATTGTAGAGGGACTTGCACAGCGCATCGTTATGGGAATGGTTCCGGATACAGTGAAGGATAAGCGTCTTGTTGTGTTAGATCTTTCCGGCATGGTTGCGGGAAGCAAATACAGAGGTGAATTTGAGGAACGCATTAAGAATGTGATCCAGGAAGTAAAAGAACATCAGGGAATTCTGCTGTTCATTGATGAAATCCATACCATCATCGGAGCAGGTGGAGCGGAGGGAGCACTGGATGCTTCTAATATCCTGAAACCTTCTCTTTCCAGAGGTGAGATTCAGCTTATCGGCGCGACTACTCTGGAGGAATACCGTAAATATATTGAAAAAGACGCAGCACTGGAACGAAGATTCCAGCCGGTGACAGTGGAAGAACCATCTTCAGAGGAGACTGTTGAGATCCTTAAAGGTCTGCGTCCATATTATGAGAAACATCATGGGGTAAAGATTGAAGATGAGGCACTTGAGGCAGCAGTAAAAATGTCACAAAGATATATCAATGACCGTTTCCTTCCGGATAAGGCAATTGATATTATTGATGAAGCAGCATCAAAGGTTCAGCTTGCGGGTTATCAGTCAGCACCTGAAATGGAACAATATGAACTGGAACTGAATGAACTTCGTGAGGAGAAAGAACAGGCAGTTAAGACTGCAGATATTGAACGCGCAAAAAAAGCACAGGTACGCCAAAATGAAGTGGAAGCCGAAATGGAGAAAATCCGCATTAAGACTGAACGTAGAAATAAGAGGAAGAAACTTGTTGTAGATGAAGCTGCTGTTGCAGAGACGATTTCTGACTGGACAAAGATTCCTCTTCAGAAACTGACAGAGGGAGAAACCAAACGTCTTGCTCGTCTGGAGAAAGAACTTCATAAACGTGTGATCGGACAGAATGAGGCAGTGAAAGCTGTTGCGCAGGCAGTGAAACGGGGAAGAGTAGGACTTAAAGATCCGAACCGTCCCATTGGTTCTTTTCTTTTTCTTGGACCTACAGGTGTTGGTAAGACAGAACTTTCCAAGGCTCTGGCAGAAGCTGTCTTTGGAAGTGAACAGGCGATGATTCGTGTAGATATGTCCGAATATATGGAGAAACACAGTGTCTCCAAGCTGATCGGTTCTCCTCCGGGATATGTAGGATATGAAGAAGGCGGCCAGCTCAGTGAGAAGGTCCGCAGAAATCCGTACAGTGTATTGCTTTTTGATGAGATTGAGAAGGCACATCCGGATGTGTTTAATATACTTTTACAGGTGCTGGATGACGGTCATATTACAGATGCACAGGGAAGAAAAGTCGACTTCAAACAGACGATTATTATTATGACTTCCAACGCAGGGGCACAGGCGATCATGGAGCCGAAACGTCTGGGATTCATGTCTGATAATGATGAGAAGAAAGACTATGAACGAATGAAAGGCGGTGTGATGGAAGAAGTGCGCCGGATTTTCAAACCGGAGTTCCTGAACCGAATTGACGATATCATGGTGTTCCATGTGCTGAATAAAGAAGATATCCGGAAAATTGTGACATTGCTTCTTAAAACAATGGAGAAACGATGTGCAGAACAGATGGAAATTCATCTTACAGTGACAAATGCTGTGAAAGATTTTATTGCAGAAAAAGGTTCTGATAATAAATATGGTGCCAGACCGCTGCGTCGTGCAATTCAGAGTAAGATAGAAGATGCGCTTGCAAACGAGATTCTGGAAGGCAGAGTAAAACGTGGAGATAGTGTACAGGTGAAACTTCATAAAAACGAGATTGCATTTGAAGTGAAAAAACAGTAG